Proteins co-encoded in one Osmerus mordax isolate fOsmMor3 chromosome 11, fOsmMor3.pri, whole genome shotgun sequence genomic window:
- the nlrc3l gene encoding NLR family CARD domain-containing protein 3: MDSDTEVKRILSVRKDDGHDRPEAPPSSYGSMKSDEEEEEDITETTESLARPEIPESIFGTTLLQLNRSDSPETLHTEFTQQQSLSARKHGAYITDSKSEDGLEEVEEGADEEDWDGCPPDSPEPPPIEEPEDQSVSDEQSEHSLLGQLHPELDLPYIFKAIQKALSQLTDAEMYQYKRSLCWRDQPFTLEQLEECDTLDVVDKIIEAYGRGEGLEIAIQTMHDIRKPELAEELTKTCKRALVQLSVKVVLKRKHGVIHEGIPKAGQQVNLRKVYTEPQISCCGHGGISPFHEFPGMPPPPVPQVACPDTFVRGNDIFRTPPGSGAVRTVLTTGIPGIGLTVAVQKFIMDWCNELANRDIQFIFKINFRELRVKKNHHMKPGQTVSFTDMLTYYYHDLNNTNLLAQPDFKALFILEGMDLYQSPLDFKATPVVSDITESVSLDSLLVNLIRGSLMPSSLVWVTGRRAATSQIPTEYLHKVYEIQGYSNELKEEFLTKRYTDKELAAQIISHLKLLPSLYDLCQMPFMCWMVSMIFERGFQNEDDYGDKPPKLTPFYVHHVIVQTNRRLEKYYDAPQNHQTWQETDREFLKKVGKMAFKLLEKGRPVFHEEDMKDYSLTLEEVAVYSGIVTELPPESNKRRTFSFIHYTFQEFMAALYVFMNFRAEGKNVLDQSRIISRLVKDRSMVDLLRSAIDRTLSAPFGRYEIFLRFLCGMAQRINSKDVLRGVFFEHDTPLVKGLEEAARLLQKRMESAEPERQANLEECFRELTQSDD; encoded by the exons ATGGACTCGGACACAGAGGTTAAAAG GATCCTCAGTGTGAGGAAGGATGATGGTCATGATCGACCAGAAGCCCCTCCCTCTAGTTATGGCTCAATGAAGAgtgacgaagaggaggaggaagacatcaCAGAAACAACCGAGTCACTGGCCAGACCTGAGATACCAGAATCAATCTTTGGCACCACATT GTTACAGCTGAACCGCTCAGACTCACCAGAGACGCTTCACACCGAGTTCACCCAGCAACAGTCCCTCTCTGCCAGAAAACATGGAGCGTATATCACTGACAG TAAATCGGAAGATGgtttggaggaggtggaggagggggcagatgAGGAAGACTGGGACGGTTGCCCCCCAGACTCCCCAGAGCCCCCACCCATCGAGGAGCCCGAGGACCAATCAGTGAGTGATGAGCAGAGTGAACACTCACTGCTGGGCCAGCTTCACCCTGAGCTCGACCTCCCGTACATATTTAAG GCCATACAGAAAGCCTTGTCTCAGCTGACAGACGCTGAGATGTACCAGTACAAGCGCAGCCTCTGTTGGCGTGACCAACCCTTCACtctggagcagctggaggagtgTGACACCCTGGACGTGGTGGACAAGATCATCGAGGCATATG ggaggggtgaggggctggAGATAGCCATACAAACCATGCACGATATCCGAAAGCCTGAATTGGCAGAAGAGCTGACCAAGACATGCAAAAGAG CGCTGGTCCAGTTGTCTGTGAAGGTTGTGCTGAAGAGGAAACACGGCGTCATCCACGAGGGCATCCCAAAGGCCGGCCAGCAAGTCAACCTCCGCAAAGTGTACACCGAGCCCCAGATATCCTGCTGTGGCCATGGTGGTATCAGCCCGTTTCACGAGTTCCCTGGCATGCCCCCGCCCCCTGTCCCCCAGGTGGCCTGCCCCGATACGTTTGTCAGAGGGAATGATATATTCCGCACCCCTCCTGGGAGCGGTGCTGTAAGGACTGTCCTGACTACAGGGATCCCTGGGATAGGCCTAACGGTCGCCGTGCAGAAGTTCATTATGGACTGGTGCAATGAGCTAGCCAATAGG GACATCCAGTTCATCTTCAAAATCAACTTCCGGGAGTTGAGGGTGAAAAAGAATCATCACATGAAGCCTGGGCAAACTGTGTCCTTCACCGATATGCTAACCTACTACTACCACGACTTGAACAACACTAATTTACTGGCACAACCTGACTTCAAGGCTCTATTCATACTGGAGGGAATGGACCTCTACCAATCCCCACTGGACTTCAAG GCCACTCCTGTCGTGTCTGACATCACTGAGTCGGTCTCATTAGACTCCCTGTTGGTGAACCTGATCCGAGGGTCTCTGatgccctcctccctggtctgGGTCACTGGCAGGCGTGCCGCCACCTCTCAGATACCTACAGAGTACCTACACAAGGTGTACGAGATACAGGGCTACag TAATGAGTTGAAGGAGGAGTTCCTGACCAAACGCTACACAGACAAGGAACTAGCTGCTCAGATCATCAGCCATTTGAAGCTCTTGCCCTCGCTGTACGACCTGTGCCAGATGCCCTTCATGTGCTGGATGGTCTCCATGATCTTCGAGAGGGGATTCCAGAACGAAGATGACTACGGAGACAAGCCCCCCAAGCTGACACCCTTCTATGTTCACCACGTGATCGTTCAGACCAATCGCAGGCTGGAGAAATACTACGATGCCCCGCAAAACCACCAG ACCTGGcaggagacggacagagagttCTTGAAAAAGGTGGGCAAGATGGCTTTTAAGCTCCTGGAGAAGGGTCGCCCTGTGTTCCACGAGGAGGACATGAAGGATTACTCTCTGACCTTGGAGGAAGTGGCTGTGTACTCTGGCATCGTGACCGAGTTGCCACCAGAGTCGAACAAGAGGCGGACATTCAGTTTCATACACTACACCTTCCAG GAGTTCATGGCAGCCCTCTATGTGTTCATGAACTTCCGCGCGGAGGGGAAGAATGTGCTTGACCAGTCCCGCATCATCTCCCGCCTCGTCAAGGACCGCTCCATGGTGGACCTGCTCCGCAGCGCCATCGACCGAACCCTGAGTGCGCCTTTCGGCCGATACGAGATTTTCCTGCGCTTCCTGTGCGGCATGGCCCAGAGGATCAACAGCAAAGACGTGCTGCGGGGGGTCTTCTTCGAGCACGACACCCCTCTGGtgaaggggctggaggaggcggCCAGGCTGCTGCAGAAGAGGATGGAAAGCGCAGAGCCCGAGAGACAGGCCAACCTGGAGGAGTGCTTCAGAGAGCTGACACAGTCTGATGACTGA
- the lamtor1 gene encoding ragulator complex protein LAMTOR1 yields MGCCYSSENETTEQDPDERKPLIPHPNPDSKPLNGTEWSPASVPSARTDEQALLTSILHKTALNIIDVSAADSQGMEQHEYMDKARQYSTKLAVFNSSLSQKKPQLLPSLTSQPHQVLASDLVPYSDVEQVSKIAAYAFSAISQIKVDAKEDLVVQFAIP; encoded by the exons GATCCGGATGAGCGTAAGCCGTTGATTCCCCACCCGAACCCTGACAGCAAGCCCCTCAATGGCACAGAATGGAGCCCTGCCAGTGTTCCGTCAGCACGAACAGACGAACAGGCACTCCTGACTTCCATCCTTCACAAGACAGCTCT AAACATCATTGATGTGTCGGCTGCAGACTCCCAAGGCATGGAACAACATGAGTATATGGATAAAGCGCGGCAATACAG taCAAAGCTGGCTGTGTTCAACAGTAGTCTCTCTCAGAAGAAGCCCCAGCTACTCCCGTCCCTCACCAGCCAGCCCCACCAAGTGCTCGCTAGTGATCTAGTGCCATACTCAGATGTGGAACAG GTGTCCAAGATTGCAGCATATGCTTTCAGTGCAATCTCTCAAATCAAGGTTGACGCGAAAGAAGATCTTGTGGTTCAGTTTGCTATCCCCTGA
- the lrrc51 gene encoding leucine rich repeat containing 51: MYGAPVDFSFKSLSSVADALNEEPNHGLRPVRKNSEDKFCSRSLRLNNNFLTELSGLCETVKHYFSEPALLSWLDLSFNDISHINAVLCELPELRVLYLHGNSICNLSEVDKLGALPFLHTLTMHGNSVENENGYRRYVIAVLPQLKKFDFSAITRQERTLAQVWQRPGNRGKSGRKGT, encoded by the exons ATGTATGGAGCTCCGGTGGATTTTTCATTCAAAAGCCTTAGTTCAGTGGCAG ATGCACTGAACGAGGAGCCCAATCACGGACTGCGGCCAGTGAGAAAGAACTCGGAGGATAAGTTCTGCAGCCGTTCGCTACGTCTCAACAACAACTTCCTCACCGAGCTGAGTGGCCTTTGTGAAACTGTCAAACACTACTTCTCTGAACCAGCTTTGCTGTCCTGGCTGGACCTCTCCTTCAACGACATATCACACATAAACGCA GTCCTTTGTGAGCTTCCAGAGCTGCGGGTGTTGTATCTCCATGGTAACAGCATCTGTAACCTTTCAGAGGTGGACAAACTaggagccctgcccttcctgcacacactcaccatgcATGGGAACTCTGTAGAAAACGAGAACGGCTACAG GAGGTATGTGATTGCAGTTCTGCCTCAATTGAAAAAGTTTGACTTCAGTGCTATAACACGCCAGGAGAGAACACTGGCTCAAGTCTGGCAGCGCCCTGGCAACCGTGGCAAAAGCGGTAGGAAGGGAACCTGA
- the numa1 gene encoding nuclear mitotic apparatus protein 1 translates to MAINKLKEEAILEWVNSMKLDLPVFRIIDLQDGLLLMRIVHKLKKEEPPESILELPEDRFQLIADFLQRECRYLASQGTLVNWENLLQGINLEVELSKVVLLLLFQASMKGSQSLNVLEYRIELELASMLRFVMDSESEISISNCLEKYLKKESVVSKLVRSDSSTASFTDDESPVFQRSQSVQFLELNTVATSSVSSPLQDIMRTPQFQRRMRIKELAQEREMRDELERELANYKATIQQRETQIHQLQHRLERLQREQAELEEGPRAELEELQTKNQRLQSRLHEVLKQNQDLKTTSSHMERKVDELTEENGTLSVQVGEVCSRLLRAETEVGRVTETQASAQEKWRSRNGQLTAELRHATAEKECLNEKLEILQSKIQSLEDELSQALAQEKGESMGPIMEWEQLRQELVAATLRHTELEVTISSLEGQIQQTKAQHAEEKAQLQSESQLLQEVVSDLQGTLSALKAEKEALQLALKEQSDSLNAQLQSLSQELDRLTTAIQQKEKEVQALREEVQEERRKGGELSLALDKQGREAREEIQGLKVQVETMETSLKGAEDEIQAREGQLVRYQNESSAQKELLREEIQSLRVHMHSMAESLRKAEQDMRAKEEQLTSNQQENTKQADMLQECVASTKEEVERLKEAQSEKEVLLLQATEKMEALQAEISTVSSLSADKDLQLSSLREEVANQSNSLRSTVQEVQAKEELLAKFQEENIQQKEVLQQEIQCLKVQVESMGDSLRRAEEEIQTKEQQLARSQEEFVHQKEEFQDHVASNEKEVQSIKEEVQAKEEQLEALKLEICSQKGMLQEEIQCLKVQMENMVTSLSKAEEDIQAKKEQLAKKEQEHIQQKEVLQSHVAATEDEVRELKLAQSEKEVLLLQATEKMEALQAEISSVSSLSADKDLQLSSLREEVANQSNSLRSTVQEVQAKEELLAKLQEENIQQKEVLQQEIQCLKVQVESMGDSLRRAEKEIQTKEQQMARSQEESAHQAEALQGVIQGLKCQVDSVAASLTKADDELQQREELLASLQNDSARQEELLQAEIQSLTVQVGSMSASLQKALEDTKAKEEQLAMQQQESTQLKEALQEKLSTSAEEVHRLKQEVKTKEELLEILKKDNSAQIVLQEEIMSVKEQIGNLNATLRKAEVEISTKEEQLAKTKQDSAQQLEMLQNLLSTTEGEVGRWKQAKSEKDVLLLQATEKMEALQAEISSVSSLSADKDLQLSSLREEVANQSNSLRSTVQEVQAKEELLAKLQEENIQQKEVLQQEIQCLKVQVESMGDSLRRAEEEIQTKEQQLARSQEEFVHQKEEFQDHVASNEKEVQSIKEEVQAKEEQLEALKLEICSQKGMLREEIQCLKVQMENMVTSLSKAEEDIQAKKEQLAKKEQEHIQQKEVLQNHVAATEDEVRELKLAQSEKEVLLLQATEKMEALQAEISTVSSLSADKDLQLSSLREEVANQSNSLRSTVQEVQAKEELLAKLQEENIQQKEVLQQEIQCLKVQVESTGDSLRRAEEEIQTKEELIAKQQQERSQQQKVLEDHMSASEEEIKNLRLDVRAKEELLDSWQKEETQQQVKIQGLKVDMESMDNSIRKANQEIQAKQEELSKQNQFDTQQREFLQGKLSASEEEVRRLKEDIQTKEELLARQQQEVLQQELAAKEVNLKEKDVVLHEKEALEARVLQAEGAQKELERQLEVLRLEKESFAAAKQAMEREARASHTLEEVLQREMVSLRSVEHYKAQMEKAKAHYDGKKLQLQESQGQVQELQRCLEVKELEFKAVSQEMMLLNMDLDKFRSNERLLSNQVASLEAQLAFADRNLREQGRYRGGLESNEVEPQKIHTHTQQDKSNDSLDYSLDDSLNTTRKPSFPEESSTPMVRSSERLASKRRALQGESLETLYFTPMNSRQQNRTSTDWRLEGSITSLAELALDSARKPPTSSARRRRTTQVINITMSKKTPGREEAVTDEDNGMFFTLPAARSHPNLTRSQASRPVSVEIFSTPGKAGFGSSDQLLSLPGYRRSTAHSMPPPRSTSTFCVGADNEPEQAGDDWMRIAELQARNKACLPHLKSSYPLEVKPVATPAFTLTDDDLRMGDPTETIRRASMMPGQILDSVSSHRLSMMPGQIGAGVSSHRLSLAPKASGSHISQTHGRANGKRSADQLQTLSPQSKRQASCFPRPLTPKDKNRVVSSSTLKSQPLSPANRRESTMFTIENTPQKASKNLLQRGMNKLRSSTRKSPGNSSRKSPLNSSRKSPGQVARRSPRKQVGAPRVGTTRPAVKSPQVGAGEKRRSPRTSRNTAPSLTSSARKMMNFRMKV, encoded by the exons ATGGCCATCAACAAACTGAAAGAAGAGGCGATTTTGGAATGG GTCAACAGCATGAAGTTGGATCTGCCAGTTTTTAGGATCATCGATTTACAAGACGGACTTTTACTGATGAGAATTGTGCATAAATT aaaaaaagaagaacccCCTGAGAGCATTCTGGAGCTGCCTGAAGACAGGTTCCAGTTAATCGCTGACTTCTTGCAAA GAGAATGCAGATATCTTGCAAGCCAGGGAACTCTGGTCAACTGGGAAAACCTTTTACAAGGAATAAACCTTGAGGTGGAATTGTCAAAG GTTGTTTTGTTGCTGCTGTTCCAGGCTTCTATGAAAGGCTCTCAAAGTCTCAATGTTCTGGAGTATAGAATTGAG CTTGAACTTGCATCCATGCTTCGCTTTGTAATGGATAGTGAGAGTGAAATCAGCATAAGCAATTGCCTGGAAAAATACCTGAAAAAGGAAT CGGTGGTGTCCAAGCTTGTGAGGAGTGACAGTTCCACTGCCTCCTTCACAGACGACGAGTCACCTGTCTTCCAGCGCTCCCAGAGTGTGCAATTCCTGGAGCTCAACACTGTCGCCACCTCTTCTGTGAG CTCTCCTCTGCAAGATATCATGAGAACTCCTCAGTTCCAGCGGAGGATGCGGATAAAGGAGCTGGcccaagagagggagatgagggacgAGTTGGAAAGAGAGCTGGCCAACTACAAAGCCACTATCCAACAGAGAG AGACTCAGATCCACCAGCTTCAGCATCGTTTGGAGAGACTGCAGAGGGAGcaagcagagctggaggagggtccTAGAGCAGAGCTGGAAGAACTGCAAACCAAGAACCAGCG GCTGCAGTCTCGTCTCCACGAGGTTCTAAAACAGAACCAAGATCTGAAGACCACCTCCTCTCACATGGAACGCAAGGTGGACGAGCTCACAGAGGAGAACgggactctctctgtccag GTGGGAGAGGTGTGTTCTCGGCTGCTCAGAGCAGAGActgaggtggggagggtgacAGAGACACAGGCGTCAGCTCAGGAGAAATGGAGGAGCAGAAACGGACAGCTTACGGCGGAACTCAGGCATGCGACTGCAGAGAAG GAGTGTTTGAATGAAAAACTTGAGATCCTTCAAAGTAAGATCCAGTCTCTGGAAGATGAGCTCAGTCAAGCCTTGGCccaggagaaaggggagagcaTGGGACCCATCATGGAG TGGGAGCAGCTAAGACAGGAGCTGGTTGCtgccactctcagacacactgaGCTGGAGGTCACCATCTCCAGTCTGGAGGGGCAGATCCAACAGACCAAGGCCCAGCATGCAGAAGAGAAGGCCCAGCTTCAGTCAGAGAGCCAGCTTCTCCAGGAGGTTGTGTCTGACCTCCAGGGGACCCTGAGTGCTCTCAAGGCTGAAAAAGAAGCTCTTCAACTGGCCTTGAAGGAACAGAGCGACTCTCTGAACGCCCAGCTCCAGAGCCTGAGCCAAGAGTTGGACCGCCTTACCACTGCCATTcagcagaaggagaaggaggtgcaGGCACTAAGAGAAGAGgttcaggaggagaggaggaagggaggggagctgAGCCTAGCCTTAGAtaaacaggggagagaggccagggaagAGATTCAGGGTTTGAAGGTCCAGGTAGAGACCATGGAAACATCTCTCAAGGGGGCCGAGGATGAGATCCAGGCCAGGGAAGGGCAACTGGTGAGGTATCAGAATGAGAGCTCGGCACAGAAAGAGCTGCTGCGAGAGGAGATCCAGAGTCTGAGGGTTCACATGCACAGCATGGCGGAGTCCCTGAGGAAAGCCGAGCAGGACATGAGGGCTAAGGAGGAGCAGCTCACAAGCAACCAACAAGAGAACACCAAACAAGCGGACATGCTGCAGGAATGTGTGGCCTCTACCAAGGAGGAGGTTGAAAGACTAAAGGAAgcacagagtgagaaagaggttctcctcctccaggccacaGAGAAGATGGAGGCCCTCCAGGCAGAGATCTCTACCGTCTCGTCCCTCTCTGCAGATAAAGACCTGCAGCTCAGCAGCCTGCGAGAGGAAGTAGCAAACCAGAGCAACTCACTGAGGAGCACTGTGCAGGAGGTGCAGGCCAAGGAGGAGCTGCTTGCCAAGTTTCAGGAGGAGAACATCCAACAGAAGGAGGTGCTGCAACAGGAGATCCAGTGCCTGAAGGTCCAGGTGGAGAGCATGGGTGACTCCCTtaggagggctgaggaggagatCCAGACCAAGGAGCAGCAGCTGGCTAGGAGCCAGGAGGAGTTTGTCCACCAGAAAGAGGAGTTTCAGGATCATGTGGCTTCCAATGAAAAGGAGGTGCAGAGCAtaaaggaggaggtgcaggctaAGGAAGAACAGTTGGAAGCATTGAAACTGGAGATCTGTTCCCAGAAAGGCATGCTGCAGGAGGAGATCCAGTGCCTGAAGGTCCAGATGGAGAACATGGTAACTTCTCTCAGTAAAGCTGAAGAGGACATCCAAGCCAAAAAGGAGCAGCTGGCTAAGAAAGAGCAGGAGCATATCCAACAAAAGGAGGTGCTACAGAGCCATGTGGCTGCCACAGAGGATGAGGTGAGAGAACTGAAGCTGGCTCAGAGTGAGAAGgaggttctcctcctccaggccacaGAGAAGATGGAGGCCCTCCAAGCAGAGATCTCTAGTGTCTCGTCCCTCTCTGCAGATAAAGACCTGCAGCTCAGCAGCCTGCGAGAGGAAGTAGCAAACCAGAGCAACTCACTGAGGAGCACTGTGCAGGAGGTGCAGGCCAAGGAGGAGCTGCTTGCCAAGTTGCAGGAGGAGAACATCCAACAGAAGGAGGTGCTGCAACAGGAGATCCAGTGTCTGAAGGTCCAGGTGGAGAGCATGGGTGACTCCCTTAGGAGGGCTGAGAAGGAGATCCAAACCAAGGAGCAGCAGATGGCTAGGAGCCAGGAGGAGAGTGCCCATCAGGCGGAGGCTCTCCAGGGGGTGATCCAGGGTCTGAAATGCCAGGTGGACAGTGTAGCGGCTTCGCTGACAAAGGCCGATGATGAGCTGCAGCAACGAGAAGAACTGCTGGCTAGCTTGCAGAATGACAGTGCCCGGCAGGAAGAACTGCTTCAGGCAGAGATTCAGAGCCTGACTGTACAGGTGGGCAGCATGAGTGCCTCTCTTCAGAAAGCCTTGGAGGACACCAAGGCCAAAGAGGAGCAGCTCGCTATGCAACAGCAAGAGAGCACCCAGCTAAAGGAGGCATTGCAGGAGAAGCTGTCCACGTCTGCCGAGGAAGTGCATAGGCTGAAACAGGAAGTCAAGACCAAGGAGGAGCTTCTAGAAATACTGAAAAAAGACAACTCGGCTCAGATTGTGCTGCAAGAGGAGATCATGTCTGTCAAAGAACAAATTGGGAACCTGAATGCCACTTTGAGAAAGGCTGAGGTGGAGATAAGCACCAAAGAGGAACAGCTGGCCAAGACCAAACAGGATAGTGCCCAACAATTGGAGATGCTGCAAAACCTCTTGTCTACTactgagggagaggtgggaaggTGGAAGCAGGCTAAGAGTGAGAAagatgttctcctcctccaggccacaGAGAAGATGGAGGCCCTCCAGGCAGAGATCTCTAGTGTGTCGTCCCTCTCTGCAGATAAAGACCTGCAGCTCAGCAGCCTGCGAGAGGAAGTAGCAAACCAGAGCAACTCACTGAGGAGCACTGTGCAGGAGGTGCAGGCCAAGGAGGAGCTGCTTGCCAAGTTGCAGGAGGAGAACATCCAACAGAAGGAGGTACTGCAACAGGAGATCCAGTGCCTGAAAGTCCAGGTGGAGAGCATGGGTGACTCCCTtaggagggctgaggaggagatCCAGACCAAGGAGCAGCAGCTGGCTAGGAGCCAGGAGGAGTTTGTCCACCAGAAAGAGGAGTTTCAGGATCATGTGGCTTCCAATGAAAAGGAGGTGCAGAGCAtaaaggaggaggtgcaggctaAGGAAGAACAGTTGGAAGCATTGAAACTGGAGATCTGTTCCCAGAAAGGCATGCTGCGGGAGGAGATCCAGTGCCTGAAGGTCCAGATGGAGAACATGGTAACTTCTCTCAGTAAAGCTGAAGAGGACATCCAAGCCAAAAAGGAGCAGCTGGCTAAGAAAGAGCAGGAGCATATCCAACAAAAGGAGGTGCTACAGAACCATGTGGCTGCCACAGAGGATGAGGTGAGAGAACTGAAGCTGGCTCAGAGTGAGAAGgaggttctcctcctccaggccacaGAGAAGATGGAGGCCCTCCAGGCAGAGATCTCTACCGTCTCGTCCCTCTCTGCAGATAAAGACCTGCAGCTCAGCAGCCTGCGAGAGGAAGTAGCAAACCAGAGCAACTCACTGAGGAGCACTGTGCAGGAGGTGCAGGCCAAGGAGGAGCTGCTTGCCAAGTTGCAGGAGGAGAACATCCAACAGAAGGAGGTGCTGCAACAGGAGATCCAGTGCCTGAAG GTCCAGGTGGAGAGTACGGGTGACTCCCTtaggagggctgaggaggagatCCAGACCAAGGAGGAGCTCATAGCCAAGCAGCAGCAGGAAAGGTCCCAGCAACAGAAGGTGTTGGAGGACCACATGTCGGCCTCTGaggaggagatcaagaatctgAGGCTTGATGTCCGGGCCAAGGAGGAGCTATTGGATAGCTGGCAGAAGGAGGAAACTCAACAGCAGGTCAAGATCCAGGGCCTGAAGGTTGACATGGAGAGCATGGACAACTCCATCAGGAAGGCCAATCAGGAGATCCAAGCTAAGCAAGAGGAACTTTCCAAGCAAAACCAATTTGACACCCAACAGAGGGAGTTCCTGCAGGGGAAGTTATCTGCttctgaggaggaggtgaggaggctgaaagaggacattcAAACCAAAGAGGAGCTACTGGCCAGGCAGCAGCAAGAGGTGCTGCAGCAGGAGCTGGCAGCCAAGGAGGTGAACCTCAAGGAAAAAGATGTTGTCCTTCATGAGAAGGAAGCTCTGGAAGCCAGGGTCCTCCAGGCTGAAGGGGCtcagaaggagctggagaggcagCTTGAGGTGTTgcgcctggagaaggagagctTTGCTGCAGCCAAACAGGCTATGGAGAGGGAGGCTCGTGCTTCCCATACGCTGGAGGAGGTACTGCAGAGGGAGATGGTTTCTCTGCGCTCGGTTGAACACTACAAGGCACAG ATGGAGAAGGCCAAGGCCCACTACGATGGGAAGAAGCTTCAGCTGCAGGAGAGCCAGGGCCAGGTGCAGGAACTCCAGCGCTGCCTGGAGGTCAAAGAGCTTGAGTTCAAGGCCGTGTCTCAGGAAATGATGCTGCTGAATATGGACCTAGATAAGTTTCGGAGCAATGAAAGGCTGCTTAGTAATCAAGTCGCCAGTCTGGAGGCACAG cTGGCATTTGCTGACCGTAACTTGCGTGAGCAGGGCAGGTATCGGGGGGGTTTGGAGAGTAACGAGGTGGAGCCCCAGAAGATCCACACCCACACGCAACAAGACAAAAGCAACGACAGTCTCGATTACAGCTTGGATGACTCGCTTAACACCACACG GAAACCATCGTTTCCGGAGGAGTCCAGCACACCCATGGTCCGTAGCTCTGAGCGCCTGGCCTCAAAGCGCCGAGCTCTACAAGGGGAATCCCTGGAGACCCTTTACTTCACCCCCATGAACTCCCGCCAGCAAAACAG GACCAGTACGGACTGGAGGCTTGAGGGCAGCATCACCTCTCTAGCAGAGCTGGCTCTGGATTCAGCCCGTaaaccccccacctcctcagccAGACGCCGAAGAACCACCCAGGTTATTAACATCACCATGAGCAAG AAAACTCCAGGCCGTGAGGAAGCAGTGACAGACGAAGACAACGGGATGTTCTTCACTCTGCCGGCTGCTCGCTCCCATCCCAACCTGACACGCTCGCAGGCTTCTCGCCCTGTCTCCGTGGAGATCTTCAGCACGCCAGGAAAAGCAGGCTTTGGCTCCAGCGACCAGCTCCTGAGCCTTCCGGGATACAGGCGAAGCACTGCCCACAGCATGCCCCCTCCACGGA gcacCAGCACGTTCTGTGTCGGGGCAGATAATGAGCCTGAGCAGGCGGGTGATGACTGGATGCGGATTGCGGAGCTGCAGGCCAGAAACAAGGCGTGTCTGCCCCATCTCAAGAGCAGCTACCCCCTGGAGGTCAAG CCCGTCGCCACTCCAGCCTTCACCCTCACGGATGACGACCTGCGCATGGGTGACCCCACAGAGACCATCCGCAGGGCCTCCATGATGCCCGGCCAGATCCTGGACTCTGTCTCCTCACACCGCCTCTCCATGATGCCCGGCCAGATCGGGGCGGGTGTCAGCTCTCACCGGCTCTCTCTGGCGCCCAAAGCCAGTGGATCCCACATCAGCCAAACCCACGGCCGAGCCAATGGCAAACGGTCGGCTGACCAGCTACAGACCCTCTCGCCGCAG TCTAAGCGCCAGGCCAGCTGTTTCCCTCGTCCCTTGACCCCCAAAGATAAAAACCGGGTGGTTTCCTCCAGCACTCTTAAAAGCCAGCCGCTCAGTCCA GCTAACAGGAGAGAGTCAACAATGTTCACCATCGAGAACACTCCACAGAAGGCCTCCAAGAACCTCCTGCAGCGGGGCATGAACAAGCTGCGGAGCTCAACCAGAAAGTCTCCTGGGAACTCCTCCAGGAAGTCTCCTTTGAACTCCTCCAGGAAGTCTCCTGGACAAGTTGCTCGTAGGTCCCCCAGGAAGCAGGTGGGGGCGCCCCGGGTCGGAACAACCAGACCCGCCGTCAAGTCTCCTCAGGTGGGAgctggggagaagaggagatccCCTCGCACCAGCAGGAACACGGCCCCTAGTCTAACCTCTAGCGCTCGTAAG ATGATGAACTTCAGGATGAAGGTGTGA